The region TTTCTTTGGTAAAGATTGGGAAGAGCAAAAAATAAAAGAGTTTATGGAAAAGGAAAAAAGAAAAAATGAAAATTGGGAATAATCAAATACCTATGAATATGGAAAATTTTAAAGAAAATAGTTATAATAGAGCTGAAGCAGGGAGGGATAATCCTGATGTAAGATATGAATTAGCCTATAAAAGAGTCAAGCGAATTAAAGGGTTTTATGTTCATTTATTGATTTATTTTTTGGTAAATAGTTTTATTATTTTGTCAAGATATAATGAGGATTCTATCGGTGATGCTAATTTTTGGGAATGGCAAAATTGGAATACGGTCTTCTTTTGGGGAATAGGTGTATTGGCTCATGGATTATCGGTTTTTGGTGGGAATTTGTTTTTTGGGACTAATT is a window of Flavobacterium acetivorans DNA encoding:
- a CDS encoding 2TM domain-containing protein produces the protein MENFKENSYNRAEAGRDNPDVRYELAYKRVKRIKGFYVHLLIYFLVNSFIILSRYNEDSIGDANFWEWQNWNTVFFWGIGVLAHGLSVFGGNLFFGTNWEQNKIQKLMEKEQREKWE